Proteins encoded by one window of Camelus bactrianus isolate YW-2024 breed Bactrian camel chromosome 9, ASM4877302v1, whole genome shotgun sequence:
- the CEBPG gene encoding CCAAT/enhancer-binding protein gamma isoform X2 — MSKISQNSTPGVNGISVIHTQAHASGLQQVPQLVPASPGGGGKAVPPSKQSKKSSPMDRNSDEYRQRRERNNMAVKKSRLKSKQKAQDTLQRVNQLKEENERLEAKIKLLTKELSVLKDLFLEHAHNLADNVQPSSTENTTNSDNAEQ; from the coding sequence ATGAGCAAGATATCGCAGAACAGTACTCCAGGAGTGAACGGAATAAGTGTTATTCATACTCAGGCTCATGCCAGCGGCTTACAGCAGGTTCCTCAGCTGGTGCCTGCTAGCCCTGGGGGCGGAGGCAAAGCTGTGCCTCCTAGCAAGCAGAGCAAAAAGAGTTCGCCCATGGATCGAAACAGTGATGAGTATCGTCAACGCAGAGAGAGGAACAACATGGCTGTGAAAAAGAGCCGGTTGAAAAGCAAGCAGAAAGCGCAGGATACGCTGCAGAGAGTGAATCAGCTCAAAGAAGAGAATGAACGGTTGGAAGCAAAAATTAAATTACTGACTAAGGAATTAAGTGTACTAAAAGATTTGTTTCTTGAGCACGCACACAACCTTGCAGATAACGTGCAACCCAGTAGCACTGAAAATACGACAAATTCTGATAATGCAGAACAGTAA
- the CEBPG gene encoding CCAAT/enhancer-binding protein gamma isoform X1 — protein MRAGYAPSRTRPSVCAMCSVTRQVHVKISWQFSVETIDHLALISACSVLTRESAQMSKISQNSTPGVNGISVIHTQAHASGLQQVPQLVPASPGGGGKAVPPSKQSKKSSPMDRNSDEYRQRRERNNMAVKKSRLKSKQKAQDTLQRVNQLKEENERLEAKIKLLTKELSVLKDLFLEHAHNLADNVQPSSTENTTNSDNAEQ, from the exons ATGCGCGCCGGCTATGCCCCCTCCAGAACCCGGCCCTCTGTTTGTGCAATGTGCAGTGTGACACGCCAG GTACATGTGAAGATTTCTTGGCAGTTTAGCGTGGAAACCATTGATCACCTTGCCCTTATTTCTGCCTGTTCTGTGTTGACAAGGGAGAGTGCCCAAATGAGCAAGATATCGCAGAACAGTACTCCAGGAGTGAACGGAATAAGTGTTATTCATACTCAGGCTCATGCCAGCGGCTTACAGCAGGTTCCTCAGCTGGTGCCTGCTAGCCCTGGGGGCGGAGGCAAAGCTGTGCCTCCTAGCAAGCAGAGCAAAAAGAGTTCGCCCATGGATCGAAACAGTGATGAGTATCGTCAACGCAGAGAGAGGAACAACATGGCTGTGAAAAAGAGCCGGTTGAAAAGCAAGCAGAAAGCGCAGGATACGCTGCAGAGAGTGAATCAGCTCAAAGAAGAGAATGAACGGTTGGAAGCAAAAATTAAATTACTGACTAAGGAATTAAGTGTACTAAAAGATTTGTTTCTTGAGCACGCACACAACCTTGCAGATAACGTGCAACCCAGTAGCACTGAAAATACGACAAATTCTGATAATGCAGAACAGTAA